A stretch of Amycolatopsis balhimycina FH 1894 DNA encodes these proteins:
- a CDS encoding GNAT family N-acetyltransferase, with product MSDFEIRTLGVDEHRAASDLFRGTVHFPPADDTEWERTARTYQPGGTLGAFGPELVGTAKAFDAELTVPGGARLPMAGVTGVGVRADRTRRGILRALMTAQLEDFAGRGVVFANLLASEGTIYGRFGYGLATRCRTYSVDRHRARLRPEVPAGGELELLEIDRAFEVCPGIYERLRRRPGGMTRPEVLWRLYENQARRGTQPMKTVVHHGPDGPDGFVRYFVGGGHDQPKRLEVTDLSAGSPAAFAGLWRFLLGVDLVDRVVAEERALDEPIELILADHRHATVERVADEHWIRLVDVPKALAAREYGHAAPVVLEVVDPLLPGNSGAYRITPDGAERTDGPAALRLDVTSLAMVYLGTWRVSALADAGRVEVRDPAAPAAADALFGTRVASWSGTYF from the coding sequence ATGAGCGACTTCGAGATCCGGACGCTGGGCGTCGATGAGCACCGCGCCGCGAGTGACTTGTTCCGTGGCACGGTGCATTTTCCGCCGGCCGACGACACCGAGTGGGAGCGTACGGCGCGGACGTACCAGCCGGGTGGGACGCTCGGGGCGTTCGGGCCTGAGCTCGTCGGTACCGCGAAGGCTTTCGACGCCGAGCTGACCGTTCCCGGCGGGGCGCGGCTGCCGATGGCCGGTGTCACCGGGGTCGGTGTCCGCGCCGACCGGACTCGCCGTGGCATCTTGCGGGCGTTGATGACGGCGCAGCTGGAGGATTTCGCGGGGCGCGGGGTGGTGTTCGCGAACCTGCTCGCTTCGGAAGGCACCATTTACGGCCGGTTCGGCTACGGCCTGGCGACGCGGTGCCGTACCTACAGCGTCGACCGGCATCGGGCGCGGCTGCGTCCGGAGGTGCCGGCGGGCGGTGAGCTCGAGCTGCTGGAGATCGACCGGGCTTTCGAGGTCTGCCCGGGCATCTACGAGCGTCTGCGGCGGCGGCCCGGGGGAATGACGCGTCCGGAGGTGCTGTGGCGGCTGTACGAGAACCAGGCGCGTCGCGGGACGCAGCCGATGAAGACGGTGGTGCACCACGGGCCGGACGGTCCGGACGGGTTCGTCCGGTACTTCGTCGGAGGCGGGCACGATCAGCCGAAGCGGCTGGAGGTGACGGATCTGTCCGCCGGTTCCCCGGCCGCGTTCGCCGGGTTGTGGCGGTTCCTGCTGGGCGTCGATCTGGTGGACCGGGTCGTGGCCGAGGAGCGCGCGCTCGACGAGCCGATCGAGCTGATCCTGGCCGACCATCGCCACGCCACCGTCGAGCGGGTCGCCGACGAGCACTGGATCCGGCTCGTCGACGTCCCGAAGGCACTGGCCGCCCGCGAGTACGGGCACGCGGCCCCGGTCGTGCTGGAGGTGGTCGACCCGCTGCTGCCCGGCAACAGCGGTGCCTACCGGATCACGCCGGACGGTGCGGAGCGCACTGACGGGCCTGCCGCGCTCCGCCTCGACGTCACGTCGCTCGCGATGGTCTACCTCGGTACCTGGCGGGTTTCGGCGCTGGCCGACGCGGGCCGGGTCGAGGTGCGTGATCCGGCCGCTCCGGCGGCGGCGGACGCGCTCTTCGGTACCCGTGTCGCGTCGTGGAGCGGCACTTACTTCTAA
- a CDS encoding DUF4333 domain-containing protein: MSTPYGGNDPQQPQYGQQPGGAYPPSGQQEQPQWGQQPPSYDPNQQQQWGQPQQPQQPQYGQQPGGYSPPQQPQWGQQPPPYGQQPPGYPQSGPQAQPQYGQQPGGAYPQSGPQAQPQYGQPQPGQYDYGQQFPGQGAPEGEQQPAKSKKGLLIGVVALVVVLAVVGVLGFVAPGFFKTQVFNNTQMQTDVQKLLTETYKIDGVTGVTCPAEQKVEDGAKFECTATIAGKPQQVPITVKGDGGNYEVSPPASK; the protein is encoded by the coding sequence ATGAGCACGCCGTATGGCGGCAACGACCCACAGCAGCCCCAGTACGGGCAGCAGCCGGGCGGCGCGTACCCGCCGAGCGGTCAGCAGGAACAGCCTCAGTGGGGTCAGCAGCCGCCTTCCTACGACCCGAACCAGCAGCAGCAGTGGGGTCAGCCGCAGCAGCCCCAGCAGCCGCAGTACGGGCAGCAGCCGGGTGGGTACAGCCCGCCGCAGCAGCCGCAGTGGGGTCAGCAGCCCCCGCCTTACGGGCAGCAGCCGCCGGGGTATCCGCAGAGTGGTCCGCAGGCGCAGCCGCAGTACGGGCAGCAGCCGGGTGGGGCGTACCCGCAGAGTGGTCCGCAGGCGCAGCCGCAGTACGGCCAGCCGCAGCCGGGCCAGTACGACTACGGCCAGCAGTTCCCCGGCCAGGGCGCGCCGGAGGGTGAGCAGCAGCCGGCGAAGTCGAAGAAGGGCCTGTTGATCGGGGTCGTCGCGCTGGTGGTGGTGCTGGCGGTCGTGGGTGTGCTGGGTTTCGTGGCGCCCGGGTTCTTCAAGACGCAGGTCTTCAACAACACGCAGATGCAGACCGACGTCCAGAAGCTGCTCACGGAGACGTACAAGATCGACGGTGTCACCGGGGTCACCTGCCCGGCCGAGCAGAAGGTCGAGGACGGGGCGAAGTTCGAGTGCACCGCGACGATCGCCGGCAAGCCGCAGCAGGTGCCGATCACGGTGAAGGGCGACGGCGGCAACTACGAGGTTTCCCCGCCCGCTTCCAAGTGA
- a CDS encoding GNAT family N-acetyltransferase, which translates to MTAFDVRPITEDERRSTVDVLRRSLHHNRITDDAWARTGKSWPAEHKFAAFDGGTPIGIVSSFDTGIAVPGGRAVPVAAVDGAGVRADRTRRGVLSALMAAQLADFAARGVPLAVLHASEPTIYGRFGYGSAALGKTVRVARPAGRLRERVPAGGEVRMLTPEEAVKELPALYERIGLHRPGMIGRPDLWWPVAHDRYAGPEAGHLVAVHSGPDGDDGFVVYATVSRRSFDSPDEGAVLDVHDMHAAGPAARAGLWRFLLSVDLVSGVRGRHRPVDEPLAVMLADHRHAATLAVEDDLWLRPVDVEAALGARAYRAAGPVVLAVADRTLPGNTGHYEVGPDGVRRTSAAADLALDVDTLGMLYLGQWSATALADAGRIEVRDEAAVARADELFTTVTAPWCGTHF; encoded by the coding sequence ATGACCGCCTTCGACGTCCGCCCGATCACCGAAGACGAGCGGCGCAGCACGGTGGACGTGCTGCGGCGCTCGTTGCACCACAACCGCATCACCGACGACGCCTGGGCCCGGACCGGGAAGTCGTGGCCTGCCGAGCACAAGTTCGCGGCGTTCGACGGTGGAACTCCGATCGGGATCGTCAGTTCGTTCGACACCGGGATCGCCGTGCCGGGCGGGCGGGCCGTGCCGGTCGCGGCGGTCGACGGTGCCGGCGTGCGTGCCGACCGGACCCGGCGCGGGGTGCTCAGCGCGCTGATGGCCGCGCAGCTGGCGGACTTCGCCGCGCGGGGGGTGCCGTTGGCGGTCCTGCACGCCAGCGAACCCACCATCTACGGCCGGTTCGGCTACGGCTCGGCCGCGCTCGGCAAGACCGTGCGGGTGGCCCGGCCCGCGGGCCGGTTGCGTGAGCGCGTCCCGGCCGGGGGCGAGGTCCGGATGCTCACGCCCGAAGAGGCGGTGAAGGAGCTTCCCGCGTTGTACGAGCGCATCGGGCTGCACCGGCCGGGCATGATCGGGCGTCCGGACCTGTGGTGGCCTGTCGCGCACGACCGGTACGCGGGCCCGGAGGCCGGCCATCTCGTGGCTGTCCACAGTGGACCCGACGGCGACGACGGCTTCGTCGTGTACGCCACGGTCAGCCGCCGGTCGTTCGACTCGCCGGACGAAGGTGCCGTGCTGGACGTCCACGACATGCACGCCGCCGGCCCGGCCGCGCGGGCCGGGCTCTGGCGGTTCCTGCTGTCGGTCGACCTGGTCTCCGGGGTGCGCGGCCGTCACCGCCCGGTCGACGAGCCCCTCGCGGTGATGCTGGCCGACCACCGGCACGCCGCCACCCTGGCCGTCGAGGACGACCTGTGGCTGCGGCCGGTCGACGTCGAGGCCGCGCTGGGCGCCCGCGCCTATCGTGCGGCCGGGCCCGTGGTGCTCGCGGTGGCCGACCGGACGCTGCCGGGCAACACCGGGCACTACGAGGTCGGTCCGGACGGCGTCCGGCGCACCTCCGCGGCCGCGGACCTGGCGCTCGACGTCGACACCCTCGGCATGCTCTACCTCGGGCAGTGGAGCGCCACCGCGCTGGCGGACGCCGGCCGGATCGAAGTCCGCGACGAGGCGGCCGTGGCGCGAGCCGACGAGCTGTTCACCACGGTCACCGCGCCGTGGTGCGGCACGCACTTCTAG